One Anaerobacillus alkaliphilus genomic region harbors:
- the pssA gene encoding CDP-diacylglycerol--serine O-phosphatidyltransferase, translating into MYLKRALPNILTLGNIYCGFLSIGYAASGQFRNAAILIIIGMMLDAMDGRVARMLGVESELGKELDSLADIVTFGVAPSFLVYYTTFMNLGVLGFAIAGLFPLFGAYRLARFNVSKDKSSLNYFIGVPITAAGGILAILTLFGALIPSVVITVIFTGLCFLMVSRVRIPSLKSVPLPKYGTIVTLFLGVLLFIIYQGSYVSFPYLIYIATPIYIAYLTYRFVKIKRK; encoded by the coding sequence ATGTACTTAAAAAGAGCTCTTCCTAACATCCTAACGTTAGGTAACATTTACTGTGGTTTTTTATCAATTGGTTATGCTGCTTCTGGGCAGTTTCGCAATGCCGCTATTTTAATTATTATCGGTATGATGCTTGATGCTATGGACGGTCGTGTGGCAAGGATGCTAGGTGTTGAGAGTGAGCTAGGAAAAGAACTTGACTCGTTAGCAGATATAGTCACTTTTGGGGTGGCCCCTTCATTTTTAGTATATTACACAACTTTCATGAACCTAGGTGTATTAGGGTTTGCCATTGCCGGGCTATTTCCTCTCTTTGGAGCCTACCGGTTAGCTCGATTTAACGTAAGTAAAGACAAATCTTCTCTGAATTACTTTATTGGTGTGCCAATTACCGCTGCAGGAGGTATACTAGCGATCCTAACATTGTTTGGGGCTCTAATTCCTAGTGTAGTAATTACTGTGATTTTTACAGGCCTTTGCTTTTTAATGGTAAGCAGAGTGCGTATTCCAAGTCTTAAAAGTGTTCCGCTACCTAAATACGGAACCATTGTTACGTTGTTCTTAGGAGTGCTCTTATTCATTATTTATCAAGGGTCATATGTTAGCTTCCCTTACCTAATCTATATCGCGACACCGATTTATATTGCGTACCTCACTTATCGCTTTGTAAAAATCAAACGGAAGTAA
- a CDS encoding malate:quinone oxidoreductase: MSNMQKKTDVILIGAGVMSATLGSLLKELAPEWEIKVFEKLAVAGEESSNEWNNAGTGHAALCELNYTSEKPDGSVDISKAVKINEQFQLSRQFWSYLVNKNLIRNPQDFIMPIPHMSFVEGEKNVTFLRNRFKALSDNPLFQGMEFSDDPKKLKEWIPLIMEGRTSNEPIAATKIDSGTDVNFGALTRMLFDHLKTKNVEINYNHSIEDIKRAEDGSWDLKVHNIETGYIDDYNAKFVFIGAGGGSLPLLQKTGIPESKQIGGFPVSGLFMVCKNPEVIARHHAKVYGKAKVGAPPMSVPHLDTRYINNEKALLFGPFAGFSPKFLKTGSNLDLIGSVKPNNVLTMLAAGVKEMALTKYLIQQVLLSNEKRMEELREFIPNAKSEDWEIVVAGQRVQVIKDTKAGKGTLQFGTEVVSASDGSIAALLGASPGASTAVHVMLEVLEKCFPQHMFEWNSKIREMLPSFGESLVDNPKLFQEIHTSTAETLGLSKKELVYN, translated from the coding sequence ATGAGCAATATGCAGAAAAAAACTGACGTTATCTTAATTGGTGCCGGAGTCATGAGCGCGACTTTGGGATCATTACTGAAAGAGTTAGCACCGGAATGGGAAATTAAAGTATTTGAGAAACTTGCAGTCGCTGGAGAAGAAAGCTCTAACGAATGGAATAACGCTGGTACGGGTCATGCTGCACTTTGTGAGCTTAACTATACATCCGAAAAACCTGACGGATCTGTAGATATTAGTAAAGCAGTTAAAATTAATGAACAATTTCAACTTTCAAGACAGTTTTGGTCTTATCTTGTAAATAAAAACTTAATTCGTAATCCACAGGATTTTATTATGCCAATCCCTCATATGAGTTTTGTAGAGGGAGAGAAGAACGTAACATTTTTGAGAAATCGTTTTAAAGCGCTTTCTGATAATCCTTTGTTTCAAGGAATGGAATTTTCTGATGATCCGAAGAAACTGAAGGAATGGATTCCACTTATCATGGAAGGCCGTACATCAAATGAGCCGATCGCCGCAACAAAAATTGATTCTGGTACGGATGTAAATTTTGGTGCATTAACACGTATGTTGTTTGACCACTTAAAGACTAAGAACGTTGAAATAAACTATAATCACAGTATTGAAGATATTAAACGTGCGGAAGACGGATCTTGGGATTTGAAAGTGCATAATATCGAGACTGGTTACATTGATGACTATAATGCTAAATTTGTCTTTATCGGAGCGGGCGGCGGAAGTCTTCCTTTACTACAAAAAACTGGTATTCCTGAATCAAAACAAATTGGTGGCTTCCCAGTAAGTGGACTATTTATGGTCTGTAAAAATCCTGAAGTTATCGCTCGCCATCATGCGAAAGTATATGGTAAGGCGAAGGTTGGTGCACCACCAATGTCTGTCCCTCATCTTGATACAAGATATATTAATAACGAAAAAGCACTGTTGTTTGGACCATTTGCAGGATTTTCACCAAAGTTTTTAAAAACGGGTTCAAATCTTGACCTAATTGGTTCTGTAAAACCAAATAACGTCTTGACTATGTTAGCAGCAGGCGTAAAAGAGATGGCATTGACGAAATACCTGATCCAGCAAGTATTGCTTTCAAATGAAAAGCGTATGGAAGAATTGCGTGAGTTTATCCCAAATGCCAAAAGTGAGGATTGGGAGATCGTAGTTGCTGGGCAACGTGTGCAGGTTATTAAGGATACGAAAGCAGGAAAAGGAACACTTCAATTTGGTACAGAAGTAGTAAGTGCTTCTGATGGGTCGATCGCTGCATTGCTCGGAGCTTCACCAGGAGCTTCCACTGCCGTTCATGTCATGCTTGAAGTATTAGAAAAATGCTTTCCTCAACATATGTTCGAGTGGAATTCGAAGATTAGAGAAATGTTGCCTTCTTTTGGGGAGTCACTAGTAGACAACCCTAAATTATTTCAAGAGATCCATACATCTACAGCTGAGACTCTTGGTCTAAGCAAAAAAGAGCTTGTTTATAACTAA
- a CDS encoding CPBP family intramembrane glutamic endopeptidase, with the protein MKNFLYRHGLILFLVVLFGRGLLGMAAVKGIQFVNPALTVQDDLGWVVMIIYATCAIAVVRWLKIDKEIGLTMPTSAKTWYTWLPVLVIPLTLVFLLGFNTTWGHIPFLLIAAAGVAINEEILFRGILLRAILPFGTAIAIIVPSLLFGIAHLGNIFVGGDVTYALFQFGWATFGGMALTAMVLANKSLIPAIVFHFILDAVEYAGTGAYGVHSSDYPIEWLTAFLLLNLAFLIYSLYLLKVSKTNSSKQPKSLTL; encoded by the coding sequence ATGAAAAATTTCTTATACCGTCATGGTTTAATTTTATTTCTAGTCGTGTTGTTTGGAAGAGGATTGCTTGGAATGGCAGCAGTAAAGGGGATACAGTTCGTAAATCCAGCTCTTACTGTCCAAGATGATTTAGGTTGGGTAGTTATGATCATATATGCAACATGTGCGATTGCCGTTGTCAGATGGTTAAAAATCGACAAAGAAATCGGCTTAACAATGCCGACTTCAGCTAAAACTTGGTATACTTGGTTACCAGTCCTTGTCATTCCTTTAACGCTTGTTTTCCTACTTGGGTTTAATACAACATGGGGCCACATTCCATTTTTATTGATTGCAGCTGCAGGTGTTGCCATAAATGAAGAGATATTATTTAGAGGAATTTTACTTCGTGCAATTTTACCTTTTGGAACGGCAATTGCCATTATTGTACCATCCCTATTATTCGGAATTGCCCATCTTGGAAATATCTTTGTCGGTGGCGATGTTACTTACGCTCTATTCCAGTTTGGATGGGCAACGTTTGGTGGGATGGCACTAACAGCAATGGTTTTAGCTAATAAAAGCCTAATTCCTGCAATTGTATTCCACTTTATTTTGGATGCTGTTGAATATGCAGGAACTGGTGCTTATGGCGTTCATAGTAGTGATTATCCAATCGAATGGTTAACAGCCTTTTTGCTACTAAACCTAGCGTTCCTTATCTATTCTCTTTATCTATTGAAAGTTTCAAAAACAAATAGTAGCAAGCAACCAAAATCTTTAACCTTATAA
- a CDS encoding sensor histidine kinase has product MLPFQLETHWVFKTAQVTRIAWFIFHLLFFVIYLQDNPLFWLLMPLFFTAFLIPQWSGTKLDSFGVRNYPFLELIFSGLLLIIGCFVLGNYSSFLSIPALCAGLYSKPGKHRWYLWTGFSIVPILAVMTVGFERLGLGVIEGSFFFGIGIAVAKMLEAEQKAQQLLEENQRQNQLLEAYAKQIEKVTLLEERNRLARDLHDTIGHTFTSVIMGLDAVSYLVKTSPDKAQEHVDGLSNVMRRSLGEVRTYIHQISPYEGREDLSSQLQKIASEFTLLTKTKVDFKLPIKEVHITSLGTTTLIRCLQEALTNAVRHGRASEICIELGEEDSWVMLAIKDNGIGIKDTPFGFGLTGMRERLESLQGELNVKTNEFGGTSVTCFLPTNKGLIRGRMEQDDQSVNCG; this is encoded by the coding sequence ATGTTACCGTTTCAACTCGAAACCCATTGGGTTTTTAAAACTGCACAAGTAACAAGAATTGCATGGTTTATCTTCCACCTTTTGTTCTTTGTCATCTATCTACAAGACAATCCATTGTTTTGGCTATTGATGCCACTATTTTTTACTGCATTTCTTATCCCACAATGGTCTGGAACAAAGTTAGATAGCTTTGGTGTCCGAAATTATCCGTTTCTTGAACTGATTTTTAGCGGATTGTTATTAATTATTGGGTGTTTCGTTCTTGGAAATTATTCCTCGTTTCTATCGATCCCAGCACTCTGCGCTGGTTTATATAGTAAGCCAGGAAAGCACAGATGGTATTTATGGACAGGATTTTCAATTGTCCCCATACTTGCTGTAATGACAGTTGGCTTCGAGCGTTTAGGTCTGGGGGTCATTGAGGGATCCTTCTTTTTCGGGATTGGGATAGCCGTAGCAAAAATGCTTGAGGCAGAACAGAAAGCACAACAGCTACTTGAAGAAAACCAAAGGCAAAATCAGCTTCTAGAGGCGTACGCAAAGCAAATTGAAAAGGTTACTTTACTAGAGGAACGAAACAGGCTTGCTAGAGATCTGCATGATACGATCGGCCATACATTTACTTCTGTCATTATGGGATTAGACGCAGTTTCATACTTAGTAAAGACATCTCCAGATAAAGCACAAGAGCATGTTGATGGATTAAGCAATGTCATGAGAAGGTCCTTAGGTGAAGTAAGGACGTATATCCACCAAATTTCACCTTATGAAGGTAGAGAGGATCTATCTTCTCAATTGCAAAAAATCGCGAGTGAGTTTACCTTACTCACAAAAACGAAGGTAGATTTCAAGCTTCCTATTAAAGAAGTGCATATAACCTCACTAGGAACAACAACGCTCATCCGTTGTCTTCAAGAAGCATTAACGAATGCAGTCAGACATGGGCGTGCTAGTGAAATCTGTATTGAACTTGGTGAAGAGGATAGTTGGGTGATGTTAGCTATTAAGGATAATGGGATTGGAATTAAAGATACCCCATTTGGTTTTGGCTTGACTGGCATGAGGGAAAGATTGGAATCGCTGCAAGGAGAACTCAACGTTAAAACAAACGAATTTGGCGGAACTTCTGTAACTTGCTTTTTACCTACAAATAAAGGACTGATAAGAGGGAGAATGGAACAAGATGATCAAAGTGTTAATTGTGGATGA
- a CDS encoding response regulator transcription factor, producing the protein MIKVLIVDDQELIRVSLSIVLGGESDLEIVGVAENGKMATELVKELSPDIVLMDIHMPVMNGVEATAQIKSQFPEVKVMIVTTFEEIDYVREALVAGAEGYLLKAIHPKDLAAGIRLVHHGGTLITQEIAKQLISQWANPSIEVKKEKNKKNNFGLTEREIEVLVEISKGATNREIARKLFLTEGTVKNYISNIYSKLEVTGRQKAVFKAKEEGIISPLENM; encoded by the coding sequence ATGATCAAAGTGTTAATTGTGGATGACCAAGAATTAATAAGAGTGAGTCTTTCTATTGTATTAGGAGGCGAATCGGATCTTGAAATTGTTGGCGTAGCTGAAAATGGCAAAATGGCCACTGAATTAGTGAAAGAGCTTTCTCCTGATATCGTCCTAATGGACATTCATATGCCAGTGATGAATGGAGTTGAGGCAACAGCTCAAATTAAAAGTCAATTTCCTGAGGTAAAGGTGATGATTGTAACCACCTTTGAGGAAATAGATTATGTCCGAGAGGCTTTGGTTGCAGGGGCAGAGGGTTATTTGCTTAAGGCAATACACCCTAAGGATTTAGCAGCTGGTATTCGGTTAGTCCATCACGGAGGCACCTTGATCACACAGGAAATAGCTAAGCAACTTATTAGTCAATGGGCCAATCCTTCTATTGAAGTAAAGAAAGAAAAGAATAAGAAAAATAACTTTGGCCTTACTGAAAGAGAGATTGAAGTATTAGTAGAAATATCAAAAGGCGCTACTAATCGAGAAATTGCCCGAAAACTCTTTTTGACGGAAGGAACGGTTAAGAATTATATTTCAAATATCTATTCAAAGTTAGAAGTGACTGGTAGGCAAAAAGCAGTGTTTAAGGCGAAGGAAGAGGGAATTATTAGTCCATTAGAGAATATGTAG
- a CDS encoding HAD family hydrolase — translation MKAILFDFDGTLANTLPICFDAFQHVFRKFDQKELTSEDIKAMFGPSETGIISANLINQNIEEAIEHYYEKYSESHKSLVVPNHEITNLLNYLKDKGIKLGIVTGKARRSLDISLEALQMNDLFDVIITGDDVIQPKPHPEGVIKALAFLEVGPHEAMFIGDSDADIQAGVQANVFTVGVQWLPDYQTLEFSIEPHSVYYSVIDFKNSLGFGERNEL, via the coding sequence GTGAAAGCAATTTTATTTGATTTCGATGGGACTTTAGCAAATACCTTACCAATATGCTTTGATGCTTTTCAACATGTTTTTAGGAAGTTTGATCAAAAAGAACTTACCTCTGAAGATATTAAGGCAATGTTTGGTCCCTCAGAAACGGGGATTATTAGTGCGAACCTTATCAATCAAAATATCGAAGAGGCAATTGAACATTATTATGAAAAATACTCAGAAAGCCACAAAAGTTTAGTTGTACCTAATCATGAGATAACTAATTTGCTAAACTACTTAAAGGACAAAGGGATCAAGCTTGGGATTGTTACAGGAAAAGCGAGAAGAAGTTTAGATATTTCATTAGAAGCTCTGCAAATGAATGATCTATTTGATGTAATAATTACAGGGGATGATGTTATTCAGCCTAAACCTCATCCAGAGGGAGTTATCAAGGCATTGGCATTTCTAGAGGTTGGACCTCATGAAGCGATGTTTATTGGAGATAGTGATGCAGATATACAGGCCGGTGTTCAAGCAAATGTTTTTACAGTAGGTGTCCAATGGTTACCTGATTATCAAACGTTGGAATTTTCTATTGAACCTCATTCCGTTTATTATAGTGTGATTGATTTTAAGAATTCGTTGGGATTTGGTGAACGAAATGAGTTATAA
- a CDS encoding NUDIX hydrolase, with protein sequence MSYKWLDWARRIQSLSQAGLTFSKDIYDLERYEELRTISAEILAEYTGVKIETIEEFFVKEKGYPTPKVDVRGVVFREDKILMVREKIDDCWSLPGGFCDVGLSPAENIVKEIKEESGFDVVPVKLLAILDMNKHPHPPQPYHYYKVFIRCEIIGGNARNGIETKGINFFEKNNLPNLSTDRNTESQIHTLFEFLVEPHKQALFD encoded by the coding sequence ATGAGTTATAAATGGCTGGACTGGGCAAGGAGGATTCAATCATTATCTCAAGCAGGGCTAACATTTTCCAAGGATATTTATGATCTTGAACGGTACGAAGAGTTACGAACCATAAGTGCAGAGATCCTGGCGGAATATACAGGTGTAAAAATTGAGACGATCGAAGAATTTTTTGTTAAAGAAAAAGGTTATCCTACACCAAAGGTTGATGTTAGAGGAGTAGTTTTTAGAGAAGATAAAATATTAATGGTTAGAGAAAAAATAGATGATTGCTGGTCTTTACCGGGTGGCTTCTGTGACGTTGGGTTATCCCCTGCGGAAAATATAGTGAAAGAAATAAAAGAGGAGTCCGGTTTTGACGTAGTCCCTGTAAAATTGTTAGCAATTTTGGACATGAACAAACATCCTCACCCACCTCAACCGTATCATTATTATAAAGTATTCATCCGGTGTGAAATAATTGGTGGAAATGCTAGAAATGGGATAGAGACAAAGGGTATTAATTTTTTTGAGAAAAATAACTTGCCAAACCTATCCACTGATCGAAATACAGAGTCACAAATACATACACTGTTTGAATTTTTGGTAGAACCTCATAAACAAGCACTATTTGATTAA
- a CDS encoding kinase: MSDITTLLNNIPKLEYGKRFILGIDGLSRSGKTTLVSQLKELVDERGIPTCVFHIDDHIVERKRRYDTGHDEWYEYYQLQWDAEWIKLNFFEKLATAKQLQLPMYDSHTDSHRVEVNEIPDNCLIIVEGVFLQRKEWRGYFDFFVYLDCPRQERFRRENVITQSNIEKFKKRYWKAEDYYLESETPMEKADLIISC, from the coding sequence TTGTCAGATATAACTACGTTACTAAATAATATTCCAAAACTTGAATATGGGAAAAGGTTCATACTTGGCATAGATGGATTAAGTCGCTCTGGTAAAACAACTCTCGTGTCACAGCTAAAGGAACTAGTGGATGAGAGGGGCATTCCTACTTGTGTTTTTCATATTGATGATCACATTGTTGAGAGGAAGAGACGCTACGATACGGGACATGACGAGTGGTATGAATATTATCAGTTACAATGGGATGCTGAGTGGATAAAATTGAATTTCTTTGAAAAATTAGCGACAGCTAAGCAACTTCAATTGCCAATGTATGATAGTCACACTGACTCTCACAGAGTAGAGGTTAATGAAATTCCTGATAATTGTTTAATAATTGTTGAAGGAGTATTCCTCCAGAGAAAAGAGTGGAGAGGTTACTTTGATTTTTTTGTATATCTGGACTGTCCAAGACAAGAAAGATTTAGGCGCGAAAATGTTATTACTCAGAGTAATATTGAGAAGTTTAAGAAACGATATTGGAAAGCGGAAGATTATTACCTAGAAAGTGAAACTCCAATGGAAAAGGCGGATTTAATCATAAGCTGCTAG
- a CDS encoding MFS transporter → MFLLIWAGQFVSVIGTSLTSFALGFWVLTETGSVTQFSMIILSLVLPTIIISPFAGVIIDRFSRKKLMILANSAAAFSTLIILALVLTNSLEIWHIYVTTAFAASFNTFLMPTYQSVISLLVPKKQLGRANGLIQIGESASIIIAPTVAGLLLHLHGLHAVIIIDLVAFIIAVTTLVFAKIPELETKQTSKLNTKQFFVEAKEGWHYIMSQPAFKWLLFFSAFINLLLGFVNVLLQPLIITLSSEQTLGMVLSITGFGMLLGGIIISAWGGPKNRINGVFISCAIGGMMITLIGFTTSIVFITMCFFMFLFLLPIVNSCSQAIWQNKVEPSIQGRVFTIRRMLGTSLYPLAIVMAGPLVDKVFNPLMEPGGIFANTIGQLIGVGEGRGIGLLFIVIGGLFMIVTTVVYLQPKVRQMESDIPDAIIEEKELLSEPV, encoded by the coding sequence ATGTTTCTACTGATTTGGGCGGGGCAATTCGTGTCGGTAATAGGTACTAGTTTAACCTCGTTTGCTCTAGGTTTTTGGGTACTGACCGAGACTGGTTCTGTCACGCAGTTTTCAATGATTATTCTTTCTTTAGTTTTACCAACAATTATTATCTCGCCTTTTGCTGGAGTAATTATTGACCGTTTTTCAAGGAAGAAACTAATGATTTTAGCTAATAGTGCGGCTGCCTTTTCTACGCTCATCATTTTAGCTTTAGTTCTTACAAACAGTTTAGAAATCTGGCATATCTATGTAACGACAGCTTTTGCAGCGAGCTTCAATACGTTTCTTATGCCAACTTACCAATCAGTGATTTCTCTGTTAGTACCGAAAAAGCAATTAGGTCGGGCTAATGGTTTAATACAGATCGGGGAATCTGCATCTATTATTATTGCACCGACTGTCGCTGGCTTACTACTTCACCTACATGGCTTACATGCTGTTATTATCATTGATTTAGTAGCTTTTATTATTGCAGTTACAACTTTAGTTTTTGCGAAAATTCCAGAACTTGAAACAAAGCAAACATCGAAATTAAACACAAAACAGTTTTTCGTGGAAGCTAAGGAAGGTTGGCATTACATTATGAGTCAGCCTGCATTTAAGTGGTTATTATTTTTTTCTGCTTTTATTAATTTGCTTCTTGGTTTTGTAAATGTGTTGCTTCAACCGTTAATTATTACGTTATCGTCAGAACAAACGCTTGGAATGGTTTTATCAATTACAGGCTTTGGGATGTTACTAGGTGGAATTATAATAAGTGCTTGGGGCGGACCAAAAAATCGAATTAATGGAGTTTTTATTAGCTGTGCTATTGGAGGAATGATGATTACTCTGATTGGCTTTACAACGTCAATCGTATTTATAACCATGTGCTTTTTCATGTTTCTCTTCTTGCTACCAATTGTAAATTCTTGTAGTCAGGCAATATGGCAAAATAAAGTGGAACCTTCAATCCAAGGTCGTGTATTTACAATTAGAAGAATGTTAGGTACTTCTCTATATCCACTAGCGATTGTCATGGCAGGGCCACTAGTTGATAAGGTATTTAATCCGTTAATGGAACCAGGGGGCATCTTCGCAAATACAATAGGTCAGTTGATCGGTGTAGGGGAAGGTCGAGGCATAGGACTTCTTTTTATAGTGATTGGTGGGTTATTTATGATAGTTACTACTGTCGTCTACCTACAGCCGAAAGTAAGACAGATGGAAAGTGACATCCCTGATGCTATCATCGAAGAAAAGGAACTGTTAAGTGAACCTGTCTAA
- a CDS encoding protein adenylyltransferase SelO has product MRNKAGWNFDNSYTRLPKAFFSSIDPDPVDSPEIVIFNQTLATSLGLSVDALQSGEGVEVFAGNEVPEGGLPIAQAYAGHQFGHFTMLGDGRAILLGEQITPQGERFDIQLKGPGRTPYSRGGDGRAALGPMLREYIISEAMHALGIPTTRSLAVVTTGEAVIRETELPGAILTRVAASHLRVGTFQYAANWGKDEELKELADYTIKRHYPNIADKDNKYLLFLQEVISRQANLISKWQLVGFIHGVMNTDNMTISGETIDYGPCAFMDTYDPATVFSSIDRQGRYAYSNQPYIGGWNLARLAETLLPLLHEEKEQAIEVAQDALKGYSELYQSYWMAGMRSKLGLFNEETEDGALIEGLLTMMQKNHADFTNTFRSLTEDKVEETVLFDTPEFTKWYELWQGRLGRQEETKEQARELMRSSNPAIIPRNHRVEEALEAAVQGDYSVMERLLKVLSNPYASLPEQVDYCKLPEKTDRPYRTFCGT; this is encoded by the coding sequence ATGAGAAATAAAGCAGGATGGAATTTTGACAATAGTTATACCCGCTTACCAAAGGCATTTTTCTCTAGTATTGACCCAGATCCTGTAGACTCACCGGAAATCGTTATCTTTAATCAGACACTTGCGACATCCTTAGGGTTGAGCGTTGACGCACTACAAAGTGGTGAGGGTGTCGAGGTTTTTGCTGGAAATGAAGTTCCTGAAGGGGGATTGCCGATTGCTCAAGCGTATGCAGGCCATCAATTTGGTCACTTTACGATGCTAGGAGACGGTCGTGCGATATTACTTGGTGAACAAATCACCCCTCAGGGTGAACGGTTTGATATTCAATTGAAAGGTCCCGGAAGAACACCATATTCCAGGGGCGGCGATGGTCGAGCAGCACTTGGACCAATGCTTCGTGAGTATATTATAAGTGAGGCGATGCACGCTCTTGGTATTCCAACGACTCGCAGTTTGGCGGTTGTCACTACAGGGGAAGCAGTAATCCGTGAAACAGAACTACCTGGTGCTATTCTAACTCGTGTGGCGGCAAGTCATTTACGTGTTGGTACGTTTCAGTATGCTGCTAACTGGGGGAAAGACGAAGAATTAAAGGAGTTAGCGGATTATACAATTAAGCGCCATTACCCAAACATTGCGGATAAGGATAATAAATATCTTTTATTTCTTCAGGAAGTAATTAGTCGACAAGCTAATCTGATATCAAAATGGCAGCTAGTTGGATTTATTCATGGAGTCATGAATACGGACAACATGACCATTAGCGGAGAAACGATTGACTATGGACCTTGTGCCTTTATGGATACTTACGACCCAGCGACTGTTTTTAGTTCAATTGATCGGCAAGGGCGCTACGCCTATTCCAATCAGCCGTATATTGGTGGGTGGAATCTAGCAAGACTTGCTGAAACGCTCTTACCACTTTTACATGAAGAGAAGGAACAGGCAATTGAAGTAGCTCAAGATGCACTTAAAGGGTATTCCGAGTTGTATCAGTCTTACTGGATGGCTGGAATGAGATCAAAACTAGGGCTATTCAATGAAGAGACAGAAGATGGCGCTCTAATAGAGGGTCTTCTGACGATGATGCAAAAAAATCATGCGGACTTTACCAATACGTTCCGTTCATTAACAGAAGATAAAGTGGAGGAAACAGTCCTGTTTGATACACCTGAATTTACTAAATGGTATGAGTTATGGCAAGGAAGATTGGGAAGGCAGGAAGAAACAAAAGAACAAGCGCGAGAGTTAATGAGGTCTTCGAATCCTGCCATCATTCCACGTAACCATAGAGTAGAGGAAGCTTTAGAAGCTGCGGTGCAAGGAGACTACAGTGTGATGGAGCGACTCCTTAAAGTTCTATCAAACCCTTACGCCAGCTTGCCTGAACAGGTAGATTATTGCAAACTACCAGAGAAAACGGATCGTCCTTACCGAACATTTTGTGGAACATAA
- a CDS encoding DUF4181 domain-containing protein — MIEVFIFLGLVFILWVLTNRKVKARFNLEERVGFRRHVHPTQIWGEIYIILIMLFILYLVGPDQSEYAVIFGFIIPLGLYQLFMEWKYDRASNHYRLTIVNISFLIIAFVGLLIFTFPKTINETYQIFIFSEDGEFSEKIEIEVNGKLRRNLFYGDMFEGKMAMAEQEFLTINYGRENKISFRANQFLHTMVGLNSSNRGEVWTEKDMVSFAGKLIELEPFTSNHVKFAGPAETIEEALLLYEQLTPQ; from the coding sequence ATGATTGAAGTGTTTATCTTTCTAGGATTGGTATTTATCCTGTGGGTATTGACTAATAGAAAAGTGAAAGCTAGGTTTAACTTGGAAGAAAGAGTAGGCTTTCGTAGGCATGTGCACCCTACTCAAATATGGGGAGAAATTTACATCATATTAATTATGCTTTTTATTCTATATTTAGTGGGTCCTGACCAATCAGAATACGCAGTCATCTTTGGTTTTATTATACCGCTAGGACTCTATCAACTGTTCATGGAGTGGAAGTATGACAGAGCTTCTAACCATTATCGGCTTACAATAGTAAATATAAGCTTTTTAATTATAGCCTTTGTTGGTTTATTAATTTTTACATTTCCGAAAACAATTAATGAAACATACCAAATCTTTATTTTTTCAGAAGATGGAGAGTTTAGTGAGAAGATTGAAATAGAAGTGAATGGGAAACTAAGAAGGAACTTGTTTTATGGGGATATGTTTGAAGGAAAAATGGCGATGGCAGAGCAAGAATTTCTAACGATTAATTATGGCAGGGAAAACAAAATTTCTTTTCGTGCGAACCAATTTTTGCACACAATGGTTGGGCTAAATAGTAGCAATAGAGGAGAAGTATGGACGGAAAAAGATATGGTATCGTTTGCTGGTAAACTAATTGAGTTAGAGCCATTTACAAGTAATCATGTAAAATTTGCTGGACCAGCTGAAACAATAGAAGAAGCGTTATTACTTTACGAACAATTAACACCTCAATAA
- a CDS encoding PH domain-containing protein — translation MGILDGLMGNASEVNIQDVKKEFAKVLTKDETVDKAYKLIRDLFIFTNKRLILVDKQGLTGRKVELHSIPYKNITHFSIETAGNFDLDAELKIWISGSSAPLQKQFNKSLNIYELQSVLAEYVL, via the coding sequence TTGGGTATTTTAGATGGATTAATGGGTAATGCATCAGAAGTGAACATTCAAGATGTGAAAAAAGAATTTGCTAAAGTTTTAACAAAAGACGAAACAGTTGATAAAGCATATAAGCTAATTCGGGACCTCTTTATTTTTACCAATAAACGTCTAATTCTAGTCGACAAGCAAGGGCTGACTGGAAGAAAGGTTGAACTTCATTCAATTCCATACAAAAATATTACTCACTTTAGTATTGAAACAGCAGGCAACTTTGATTTAGATGCGGAATTAAAGATCTGGATTTCAGGTAGCTCCGCTCCTCTTCAAAAACAATTCAACAAAAGCCTGAATATCTATGAGCTCCAAAGCGTGCTAGCTGAATATGTACTATAG